The genomic window CGCATTGCCTGGGATGTCTGTACTACAGAGTTAGTGATGCCAGCCGCCCAGGAGCCGGCAGCCATGGGCACGTAGACAGCCTTGCGCATGACCACGGGGTACCTAAGGGGGTGGCAGATGGCCACGTAGCGATCAAACGCCATCATGCCCAGGAGCACACACTCTGTGGCTCCCATGGCAAAGGAGAGGAACATCTGGACAGCACAGCCTGAGAAGGAGATGGCTTTCCTGGGGGTCAGGAAGCTGTCGAGAATGAGGGGGACTGAGGAGGTGGTGTAGCACATGTccaggagggagaggtggcccaggaagaagtacatgggcgtgTGCAGGCGGGTGTCCAGGGCGGTCACCAGAAGGAGGACCCCGTTGCCCAGCAGGATTACCAGGTACGTGGACAGGATGAGCATGAAGAACGTCTTCTCCAGCGCTGGGTGGGCTGAGAGGCCCAGGAGTACGAACTCTGTCACAGAGGCTGTCTGGTTGTCACTGTCCATGGTGTGTGTCCCCTGTCCACTGAATACGCAGAGATTCAAGCTCAATGTTCTTGCATAGCGCCAGGACACCTAGTGTGGTTCCCAGTGTGGCAGTGACTGGAAAACACTTCTGTAAGCCTACGCTatctattttttttccaagaaaaagaAGCGACAGATCAGTAATTGTTTCATTTTCACAGGATACCATTTGTGAagtataatatattaataattccATGCATTTTATAAGTGACTCTTTAAGACTAATACATTCATTATAGTGGTCT from Oryctolagus cuniculus chromosome 1, mOryCun1.1, whole genome shotgun sequence includes these protein-coding regions:
- the LOC100341482 gene encoding olfactory receptor 13C7, with the translated sequence MDSDNQTASVTEFVLLGLSAHPALEKTFFMLILSTYLVILLGNGVLLLVTALDTRLHTPMYFFLGHLSLLDMCYTTSSVPLILDSFLTPRKAISFSGCAVQMFLSFAMGATECVLLGMMAFDRYVAICHPLRYPVVMRKAVYVPMAAGSWAAGITNSVVQTSQAMRLPFCGDNVINHFTCEILAVLKLACADISINVVSMVVANVIFLAVPVLFISISYMCILTTILRIPSAEGRKKAFSTCSAHLTVVVVFYGTILFMYGKPKSKDPLGADKQDLADKLISLFYGVVTPMLNPIIYSLRNKDVKAAARTLVTQKRFAW